Proteins from a genomic interval of Chloroflexota bacterium:
- a CDS encoding ECF transporter S component encodes MSDRASPRDIALAALMIALVAVVTRFLIVPIGQGFFNFSDTAVYFAAFTFGPWIGFVAGGVGGAIADLSAGYPSFAPLTFLAHGLQGLVAGWLVRRTLGSLFQRMIIGLIGGTVVMAGVYFLGEYFFLIWGGPPQAVTELPFNLLQNVIGGIIAIPLSFFVRRAYPPLSRYTDPPQE; translated from the coding sequence ATGTCCGATCGCGCTTCTCCTCGCGATATTGCGTTGGCGGCGCTGATGATTGCCTTGGTAGCCGTTGTAACCCGTTTCCTGATCGTGCCGATCGGACAAGGGTTCTTCAATTTTTCCGATACCGCCGTCTATTTCGCGGCATTCACTTTTGGTCCATGGATTGGCTTCGTAGCAGGCGGCGTTGGCGGCGCCATTGCCGATCTCTCGGCGGGTTATCCCAGTTTTGCTCCCCTGACCTTTCTTGCCCATGGCTTACAGGGCCTGGTGGCCGGATGGCTGGTGAGGCGGACTCTTGGCTCTTTGTTTCAACGGATGATCATCGGTTTGATTGGTGGCACCGTAGTTATGGCGGGTGTTTATTTTCTGGGCGAGTATTTCTTTTTGATCTGGGGGGGTCCACCTCAGGCAGTTACTGAATTACCCTTCAATCTGCTTCAGAATGTAATAGGCGGCATCATCGCCATTCCCCTTTCTTTCTTTGTTCGGCGGGCCTATCCTCCTCTGTCTCGTTATACCGACCCACCGCAGGAATAA
- a CDS encoding thioredoxin family protein, giving the protein MALLTEQDAAAVKEQFDEALSQPIKLVMFTQEFECSYCRETREILEELAGLSSLITVEVYDFVEDKELADQYGVDKIPAVLALGTGEDGDIDFGIRFFGIPSGYEFVSLLEAIKLVGGGDVELSQATLDKLATLEEPLHLQVFVTPTCPYCPRAVVLAHQLAFASPKVTADMVEATEFPHLSNKYNVMGVPRTIVNEDTHIEGAVPEPMLMARLPIGD; this is encoded by the coding sequence ATGGCATTGTTAACAGAACAAGACGCCGCTGCCGTCAAAGAGCAATTTGATGAGGCGCTGAGCCAACCGATAAAACTGGTCATGTTTACCCAGGAGTTTGAGTGTTCCTACTGCCGGGAGACACGGGAGATTCTGGAGGAACTGGCGGGACTCTCTTCACTGATCACCGTCGAGGTCTACGACTTCGTCGAGGACAAGGAATTGGCCGATCAATATGGCGTGGACAAGATACCGGCGGTCTTGGCGTTGGGGACTGGTGAGGATGGCGACATCGACTTCGGCATTCGCTTCTTCGGCATTCCCAGCGGCTATGAGTTTGTGAGTCTTCTGGAGGCCATCAAGTTGGTGGGCGGTGGCGACGTCGAGTTAAGCCAGGCAACCCTGGACAAGTTGGCAACTCTGGAAGAGCCATTGCACCTCCAGGTATTTGTGACGCCGACCTGCCCCTATTGCCCCCGGGCGGTAGTGCTGGCGCATCAACTGGCTTTTGCCAGCCCGAAGGTGACTGCAGATATGGTGGAAGCGACCGAATTCCCCCACCTGTCAAACAAATACAATGTGATGGGTGTACCTCGAACCATCGTCAATGAGGACACGCACATCGAGGGCGCGGTCCCAGAGCCAATGTTGATGGCTCGCCTGCCAATCGGCGACTGA